A section of the Sphaerodactylus townsendi isolate TG3544 linkage group LG11, MPM_Stown_v2.3, whole genome shotgun sequence genome encodes:
- the LOC125441104 gene encoding cyclin-dependent kinase 5 activator 2-like codes for MGAVLSPSPPGGSRQAGLYDEGGAAPGSLGPHSPPGLAKGGGAAGDKAAALKRPSMFLPALTWKRLVASTKKRGARAAAAAGGKAGAPSAQEVAQLNHQNAAHKPPLGGAPPPPAPGAPPPSPRRVVVQASTGELLTCLGEFLSRRCYRLKRLSPGEPVLWLRGVDRSLLLQGWQDQAFVTPANVVFVYLLCREAIDGDLVASEHELQAALLTCLYLAYSYMGNEISYPLKPFLVEASKDTFWDRCLRIIDAMSAKMLRLNADPHYFTQVFADLKNEGAARRDNFPRVLDR; via the coding sequence ATGGGCGCGGTGCTGTCGCCGTCGCCGCCGGGGGGCTCGCGCCAGGCCGGCCTCTACGACGAGGGGGGCGCCGCGCCGGGCTCGCTGGGCCCCCACTCCCCGCCGGGCCTGGCCAAGGGAGGAGGCGCCGCCGGAGACAAGGCCGCCGCCCTGAAGAGGCCCTCCATGTTCCTGCCGGCCCTCACCTGGAAGCGCCTGGTGGCCTCCACCAAGAAGCGGGGcgcgcgggcggcggcggcggcggggggcaaGGCGGGGGCCCCGTCGGCGCAGGAGGTGGCCCAGCTGAACCACCAGAACGCGGCGCACAAGCCCCCCCTCGGCGGCGCCCCCCCGCCGCCGGCCCCGGGCGCCCCCCCGCCGTCCCCGCGGCGCGTGGTGGTGCAGGCGTCGACGGGCGAGCTGCTGACGTGCCTGGGGGAGTTCCTGTCGCGCCGCTGCTACCGCCTGAAGCGCCTGTCGCCCGGCGAGCCCGTGCTGTGGCTGCGCGGCGTGGACCGctcgctgctgctgcagggctggCAGGACCAGGCCTTCGTCACGCCCGCCAACGTGGTCTTCGTGTACCTGCTGTGCCGCGAGGCCATCGACGGCGACCTGGTCGCCAGCGAGCACGAGCTGCAGGCCGCGCTGCTCACCTGCCTCTACCTGGCCTACTCCTACATGGGCAACGAGATCTCCTACCCGCTCAAGCCCTTCCTGGTGGAGGCCTCCAAGGACACCTTCTGGGACCGCTGCCTGCGCATCATCGACGCCATGAGCGCCAAGATGCTCCGCCTCAACGCCGACCCCCACTACTTCACCCAGGTCTTCGCCGACCTCAAGAACGAGGGCGCCGCGCGCCGCGACAACTTCCCCCGCGTCTTGGACCGGTGA